One genomic segment of Nerophis lumbriciformis linkage group LG20, RoL_Nlum_v2.1, whole genome shotgun sequence includes these proteins:
- the LOC133619844 gene encoding uncharacterized protein translates to MRTHTDNKHSGCSKKNGGKTHLNCSVCAKSFTQKNSLTQHMRTHAGEKMFSCSFCGKTFSHEIYLTRHMRTHTGEKPFKCSVCGKSFSQKANLNSHMRTHTGEKQCICSVCGKHMSRKTHLTVHMRTHTGEKPFNCSVCGRNFSLKAHLTGHMRTHTEEKSFNCSVCGKFFSQKAHLTGHMEIHKGGKQSICSVCGQNFSRKIYLTRHMRTHNGQKPFKCSVCGSNFSQKANLNAHMRTHTGEKPWICSICGKHMSRKTYLTVHMRTHTGEKPFNCSVCGQQFSSKAHLTGHLRTHTGDKPFNCSVCIQTFSQRPHLTAHMRTHTGEKPFDCSVCGQTFSQKSNLTGHMRTHTGEKPFNCSICCKSFSSRQVLNQHTLKHTAENNI, encoded by the coding sequence atgagaactcacactgacaacaaacactcaggATGCTCTAAAAAGAACGgaggtaaaacacatttaaactgctcagtttgtgctaaaagctTTACCCAAAAGAActctttgactcaacacatgagaacacacgcggGAGAAAAGATGTTTAGTTGTTCATTTTGTGGTAAAACATTTTCTCATGAGATCTatttgaccagacacatgagaacgcacacaggagaaaaaccatttaagtgttcagtttgCGGTAAATCTTTTTCCCAAAAGGCCAACTTGAattcacacatgagaacacacacaggggaGAAACAATgtatttgttcagtttgtggtaaacatATGTCTCGTAAGACACATTtgacagtacacatgagaacacacactggagagaaaccgtttaattgttcagtttgcggtCGAAATTTTTCCTTGAAGGCACATTTGACaggacacatgagaacgcacacagaaGAGAAATCAttcaattgttcagtttgtggtaaatttTTTTCTCAAAAGGCCCATTTGACAGGACACATGGAAATACATAAAGGAGGGAAACAATCTATTTGTTCAGTTTGCGGTCAAAACTTTTCTCGTAAGATCTatttgaccagacacatgagaacacataatGGACAGAAACCAttcaaatgttcagtttgtggttCAAATTTTTCTCAAAAGGCCAATTTGaatgcacacatgagaacacacacaggagagaaaccatGGATTTGTTCAATTTGCGGCAAACATATGTCTCGAAAGACATATTtgacagtacacatgagaacacacacaggagaaaaaccttttaattgttcagtttgcggtCAACAGTTTTCTTCTAAAGCACATCTGACAGGACACTTGAGGACGCACACAGGAgataaaccatttaattgttcagtttgcatTCAAACTTTCTCTCAAAGGCCCCATTTGACggcacacatgagaacgcacacaggagagaaaccatTTGATTGTTCAGTTTGCGGTCAAACGTTTTCCCAAAAGTCCAATTTGAcaggacacatgagaacacacacaggagagaaacccTTTAATTGTTCAATTTGTTGTAAAAGCTTTTCGTCCAGGCAAGTTTTAAATCAACACACCCTTAAACACACTGCAGAAAACAACATTTAG
- the LOC133619203 gene encoding uncharacterized protein, which translates to MTEDDEEKPQPDHLLAPLSDSEAEDEVEVTLSSDTDCEGDMRTHTGNKHSKCSKKKRGKQHLSCSVCGKGFSRKSFLIPHMRTHTGEKTFNCSVCGKSFSRKGLLTPHMRTHTREKTLKCSVCGKVFSRKSLLTPHMRTHTGGKTFNCSVCGKGFSRKGILTRHMRAHTGEKTFKCSVCGKVFSRKGLLTPHMRTHTGEKPFNCSLCRKGFCRKSFLTEHMRTHTGEKPFNCSVCGKGFSRKSLLTRHMRTHTGEKPFNCSICGKGFSQKGLLTRHMRTHTGEKSFNCSVCGKKMSQKTHLTKHMRTHAGEKTSNCSVCSKSFSRKSSLTGHMRMHTGEKPFSCQVCGKSFSLKTYLTAHMRTHEEENKVNCSVCRKSFSLKIYLTKHMRTHTGEKPFNCSVCGKSFARQNHLTGHMRTHTGEKPFNCSVCAKSFSLKTLLKAHTRTHTGEKTYYCSVCGKSFF; encoded by the coding sequence atgactgaagatgatgaagagaaaccacaaccagaccacctcttagctccactatcagatagtgaggctgaagacgaggtcgaagtaactttgagcagcgatacagactgtgaaggtgatatgaggactcacactggcaACAAACACTCTAAATGTTCTAAAAAAAAGAGAGGTAAACAACatttgagctgctcagtttgtggtaaagGCTTTTCCCGAAAGAGCTTTCTGATtccacacatgagaacgcacacaggagagaaaacatttaattgttcagtatgtggtaaaagcttttctaGAAAGGGTCTTTTGACtccacacatgagaacgcacactcgagaaaaaacattgaaatgttcagtttgtggtaaagtaTTTTCTAGAAAGAGCCTTTTGACtccacacatgagaacgcacacgggagggaaaacatttaattgttcagtatgTGGAAAGGGCTTTTCTCGAAAGGGTattttgactcgacacatgagagcgcacactggagaaaaaacatttaaatgttcagtttgtggtaaagtcTTTTCTAGAAAGGGACTTTTGACtccacacatgagaacgcacacaggagaaaaaccttttaattGTTCACTTTGTCGTAAAGGCTTTTGTCGGAAGAGCTTTTTGACCGAACACATGAGAACTCACACAggggaaaaaccatttaattgttcagtgtgTGGTAAAGGCTTTTCTCGAAAGAGCcttttgactcgacacatgagaacacacacaggagaaaaaccatttaattgttctatATGTGGGAAAGGCTTTTCTCAAAAGGGCcttttgactcgacacatgagaacgcacacaggggaaaaatcatttaattgttcagtatgtggtaaaaaaatgtctcaaaagacCCACTTGACaaaacacatgagaacgcacgctGGAGAAAAAACATCTAATTGTTCAGTGTGCagtaaaagcttttctcgaaagaGCAGTTtgactggacacatgaggatgcacacaggagaaaaaccattcagtTGTCAAGTTTGTGGGAAAAGCTTTTCTCTCAAGACCTATTTGacagcacacatgagaacacacgaaGAGGAAAATAAAGTGAATTGTTCAGTTTGTAGGAAAAGCTTTTCTCTCAAGATCTATTTGACgaaacacatgagaacgcacacaggagaaaaaccattcaattgttcagtttgtggaaaAAGCTTTGCTCGCCAGAACCATCtgactggacacatgagaacgcacactggagaaaaaccatttaattgttccgTTTGTGCAAAAAGTTTTTCTCTCAAGACCCTTTTGAAGGcacacacgagaacacacacaggagagaaaacaTACTACTGTTCAGTGTGTGGTAAAAGCTTTTTTTAA